The following coding sequences lie in one Rutidosis leptorrhynchoides isolate AG116_Rl617_1_P2 unplaced genomic scaffold, CSIRO_AGI_Rlap_v1 contig614, whole genome shotgun sequence genomic window:
- the LOC139884863 gene encoding nuclear cap-binding protein subunit 2-like, which produces MASLFKDLEKLSQYRDRRFPGTQEEFEQALLNSTTIYIGNMSFYTTEEQVYELFSRAGEIKKIVMGLDKNSKTPCGFCFVLFYSREDTEDAVKYISGTILDDRPIRADFDWGFQEGRQWGRGRSGGQVRDEYRTDYDPGRGGYGKLVQKELEAQRQLVDYGTGSLGSFPPMMAPTYGGHGGGGGHGHGHRDSYRQRDYRRKRNREDDRHGHESSKRSTDYESRRNSDHDSRMEKNPRFRESGDSDEEDDDRKRQP; this is translated from the exons ATGGCTTCTCTATTCAAG GACCTAGAGAAGCTCTCGCAGTATCGGGACAGGAGATTTCCAGGAACACAGGAGGAATTTGAGCAAGCACTCCTGAACTCAACGACTATCTACATTGGGAACATGTCCTTTTACACAACGGAAGAGCAAGTTTATGAGCTTTTCTCCCGTGCTGGAGAAATCAAGAAGATTGTCATGGGTTTGGATAAGAACTCGAAAACTCCATGTGGATTTTGCTTTGTGTT GTTTTACTCCAGAGAAGACACTGAGGATGCTGTCAAATACATAAGTGGGACAATTCTTGATGATCGTCCAATTAGGGCAGACTTTGATTGGGGATTCCAAGAAGGAAGGCAATGGGGCCGTGGTAGAAGTGGGGGCCAG GTTCGAGATGAGTATCGCACTGATTATGATCCTG GCAGAGGTGGTTATGGAAAATTAGTTCAAAAGGAACTTGAGGCCCAGAGGCAGCTTGTGGATTATGGCACTGGCTCACTTGGTTCTTTCCCACCAATGATGGCACCTACTT ATGGTGGACATGGAGGAGGCGGAGGTCATGGTCATGGTCATAGGGATTCTTACCGACAAAGAG ATTACCGTCGGAAGCGAAACCGTGAGGACGACCGTCATGGGCATGAATCCTCCAAGAGATCAACAGATTATGAATCCAGGAGAAACTCTGATCATGACTCCAGAATG GAGAAGAATCCACGTTTCCGAGAGAGTGGCGACTCTGATGAAGAGGATGATGATCGGAAACGGCAGCCTTAG
- the LOC139884858 gene encoding uncharacterized protein, with the protein MASFAAAAAAKSVFRSTSVRSAAARLGSEAKSAASAARSQFRATSVKPPSTLRLFRGISSSVFVEMAPFHSANASAVMTSLLSISRCSCGWLPEGKTRSISWCKYLATFAESSLDEEEE; encoded by the exons ATGGCCTCAttcgccgccgccgccgccgccaaGTCTGTTTTCCGGTCAACCTCCGTCCGAAGTGCCGCAGCTCGGCTCGGTTCTGAAGCAAAATCAGCTGCTTCCGCAGCTCGCTCTCAGTTTCGCGCCACCTCCGTAAAGCCACCATCTACTCTAAGGTT GTTTCGTGGGATTAGCTCAAGTGTGTTTGTAGAAATGGCGCCATTCCATTCTGCAAATGCTTCAGCTGTGATGACTTCGTTGCTATCCATTTCTCGCTGCAGCTGTGGCTGGCTTCCTGAAGGTAAAACTCGATCCATTTCTTGGTGCAA GTATCTAGCGACG